The Burkholderia sp. PAMC 26561 genome includes the window CGGCTCGCGGCCTGATCCATGCCCGGCAAGCGGTCAGGCAATCACCAGCTCCGGCCCGCGCGAGGCGATCGCCTTGCGCAAAGCCTTGTCGGGCGTGAGTTCGGTGACCAGGTATCGCGCCTTCTCGAAGTCGCGGATGCGCACCGGCGTGACGTGACCGAACTTCGAATGATCCGCGACGATCACCGCGGCGCTCGCAGCCACGATCATCCGGCTGCGCACTTCCGCGGCGAGCCGCGAATAGTCGGTCAGGTAACCATCGGACGTGATCGCGCCCGCGCCCACAAACGCGAAGTCCACGTGATACTGCGAAAGCTGCTGCACGGTATCGAGGCCGAACGTGGCGTCCTCGTTGTCCGAAAGTTCGCCGCCGAGCAGCGTGACCTTGTTGTCATTGCGCCGGCCGAGCAGCAACGCGATGCGCCAGTCGTTGGTGTAGACCGTCAGGCGATGCCGGTCGCCAAGCGCGCGCGCCACGGCTTGCGTGGTGCTGCCCGAATCGATGATCACGGACGCGCCGTCCGGCACGAATTGCGCGGCGCGCTCGCCTATTGCGCGCTTGGCGGATGCGTTCGCCGCTTCGCGGGTATCGAGGTCGGGCTCGCGCCGGTCATTCGACAGCGCGCCGCCATGCGTAGTCGCGATCAGGCCGCGTTCGGCGAGTGCGTTGAGATCGCGGCGGACGGTTTCACGCGAGACGTCGAGCGCGCGCACGAGTTCGGCGACCGACAACGCGCCGTTCTTCGACAACTCGGACAGGATGTATTGATGACGTTGTTCGGCGAGCATCGGGGCGACCGGACATGCCGGCAATGAATGGATATCGGTTAAAAGACGTGAAACCGCGCGTATTGTAGTACGCACAACGCTTTGACAAACCCAATGACGACGACCCCCCACACAGATGTAGCCATTATTGGCGCCGGCATTCTCGGACTGGCGCATGCTCATGCGTTCGCCCGGCGTGGCTTGCGCGTCACCGTTTTCGAGCGCAGCGGCACGCCGGTTGGCGCGTCCATCCGCAACTTCGGCATGGTGCTCGTGACCGGCCAGCCGCCAGGTGCCATGCATGCGCTCGCACAGGCATCGAGGGAAATATGGCTTGGCTGGGCACGCGATGCCGGCCTCCATATGCGCCGCTCGGGCTCGCTGATGTTCGCCCGAAGCTCAGCGCAAGCGCACGTCATGGAGGCGTTCGCCGAGACGCGCGCCCGCGAGGCGGGCTACGACGCCGCCATGGTGTCACGCGCCGCGCTCAACGATCTCTACGGCGGCCGCTTCAGCAAACATCACGCCGCGTTGCATGGACGCGCCGACTTGCAGGTCTTCTCGCGCGAGGCGGTGCCAGGGTTGATCGACTATTTGCGGCGCGCGTATGGCGTGGATTTCCGCTTTGGAACGATGGTGCGCGGTATCGACAACGGCGTTCTCGACACGACGGCCGGCGAGTCGCGCGCCGAACAGGTGGTGATTTGTGCGGGGCACGATTATTTGTCGCTGCTTGCACCCGAGCTTGCCGCAATCGAGCCGCGCGTGTGCCGTTTGCAGATGCTGCGTGTGAGGCCCGCCCAACCATTCGCCCTCGATCATGCGGTGCTGACTGGTTTAAGCTGCCTGCATTACGGCGCGTTTTCGGACCTGCCCGAAGCCGCCGCGCTGCACGAAGAAGTGGCCGCGCAAGAACCCGCGTTGCTCGAGCACGGCATTCATTTGCTGGCGAGCCCGACGCCAGCGGGCGACTTGATCATCGGCGATTCGCATGATTACGGTGACGATCCGTCACCGTTCAACGCGGCATCTGTCGATGACATGCTGCTCACGCTCGCCGAAAGCACGCTCGGCGGCAAACTCGACGTGATCGAACGTTGGCAAGGCGTGTATGGCGCGCGAACCGGCACATCGGACGCGC containing:
- a CDS encoding DeoR/GlpR family DNA-binding transcription regulator: MLAEQRHQYILSELSKNGALSVAELVRALDVSRETVRRDLNALAERGLIATTHGGALSNDRREPDLDTREAANASAKRAIGERAAQFVPDGASVIIDSGSTTQAVARALGDRHRLTVYTNDWRIALLLGRRNDNKVTLLGGELSDNEDATFGLDTVQQLSQYHVDFAFVGAGAITSDGYLTDYSRLAAEVRSRMIVAASAAVIVADHSKFGHVTPVRIRDFEKARYLVTELTPDKALRKAIASRGPELVIA
- a CDS encoding TIGR03364 family FAD-dependent oxidoreductase, translated to MTTTPHTDVAIIGAGILGLAHAHAFARRGLRVTVFERSGTPVGASIRNFGMVLVTGQPPGAMHALAQASREIWLGWARDAGLHMRRSGSLMFARSSAQAHVMEAFAETRAREAGYDAAMVSRAALNDLYGGRFSKHHAALHGRADLQVFSREAVPGLIDYLRRAYGVDFRFGTMVRGIDNGVLDTTAGESRAEQVVICAGHDYLSLLAPELAAIEPRVCRLQMLRVRPAQPFALDHAVLTGLSCLHYGAFSDLPEAAALHEEVAAQEPALLEHGIHLLASPTPAGDLIIGDSHDYGDDPSPFNAASVDDMLLTLAESTLGGKLDVIERWQGVYGARTGTSDAPFSVLRASPTVTGVFMHSGVGMSVGPALGERVVSHLLDGAALPKL